tatattgtataataatactaataaatgtCTAATGccgaaataaaaagtatttatgtatgtatttaagtatatttataataaacctatcgttgtctaagtaggtatccacaacacaagccttattgagaaAGTTGGACTTACGAGTAGTcttgttttagtttagtttttaattgtattttatttgttgtgaattatgtattttaataaaatatttataggaaatatcatattatatcttAGTCAATTGATggaataatgtcctataatatttatttgtacacGAATAGCGCTGTCGCACACACGCAACGCAACATGCGAATCCGCATCAGTTTGATTACTATAGGTACCACGTGCGTCAGACTAATTAGTTTCCTATTTTCAAATAACCCgagtaattagtttttaattcTTGGTTAGTTGATAAGCGACCGAAATTAACAATGGTCGTCAGGCTTTtcgttttaatatatatttttcaatgcGTAATGGGGAAACACGAAGGTTTCATAGTCGGGGGTGACTATGTTCGAAATTTGTCATATTTTCCTTGGGCGGGATATCTGACGTTTTTGGGCTACGACGGGTCCTATTTATGTGGCTCATCTATTTTAAACCAAGATATATTGATAACTGCCGCGAACTGTTTTCCACTTACTAATATTTTCGAGATAACAGCTACCGTTGGTCACGTGGATACGTATCAAGGATATGTTTACCGCGTCGAAGTATACAAGCTCCACAGCAAATTCAATGAAGTCACCATGGGCCACGACATAGCTCTGTGCAAACTGAAGAAAAGCctatattttagaaataatgtgAAGAGATTGATACTTATGGAGCGTCCACCAAACGAACGGATAGCTGAAATGGTCGGATGGGGCGCACTCGAAGTACGTATTGATGATGAACATTCTGATTAACAATTTGCTGtagttataatattaaattaatttttaacaaccaGAAACgactgcgaacgatgctattaagcttagagtaaatttaaaagtggaaatatTACTGcattgggtgagacttgaactcacggcctctggattctcacacaaggcagtaatttttccacttatgTTTTATGTTATGATACTTATGACACAACCTTGACAGCAAACAAGGTGCATCTCGAGTGTCAGCAGCTGATCGTATCATAGGTACCAATACCAAAACATTGTATGCGTAAGGGttcttttaagtatttatttcttcTTTAATACTGAAGTCATGATATTTCACCACATTTTTATATGCATATAGATTAAGGTAAACGTCCCCGTACTCGACATCCTAATGCCCAATAGATGTCACCCTTCTGTCACCTCTGTTACTAATGACGTCATTAGCCGGTGACAAAAGGGTGACATCTAATTATAAACTTATGTAGTTTAGATATGAAATATATTGGGAGATAAGTAGTAATTTTCTTTCTCAGGAAATTACATTTAAGCTTACGCGTCTGCTAAAAACCGCATACCAGAATTTGTGGACTCGAGAAGTATGCAATGATGTCTTATACAAATTACCCGAAGGAACTATTTGCGGAGGGGAAGAAAATGGTGTAGATTTCCCTTCTAGGTAAATTTGATCTCCGAGAATATAAGCCTAGGTCTATAAAGCCATTGTACTCTACGCCTCTGACAATGGTTTGCCCCAGGAGGACCATACGGCGTGACGGGTGGACTACTGTTTGTTACGACAGTTATGGGTGAATCAAAGATTTTTTCATCAAATGTCTTCGTACTGGACAGTTCCTGAAGCGTCTGCTATGTCTGCAAACAGTGTTAACCATCTCTATCTACCTCAACCATCTGCTACTGGACGAGGTATGTAAACCGTTTGAGAAAGTTTTAGCTAATCGTCTTGTTCACATCTAGTAGAAGTAGGCCTCTCTGAATTCTTTCATCTGGTTGCTTTAGAAAGCACCTACATCGCGTAGGGGGTAGGAATCCCACATGAGCATCTACTGGCCGGCGACGGGCCAGGGGCCAGGCACTATGCACAATGCGTAACTTGGACAAATTCTTCAACAAGGAACACCTACATATAGTGTTGTGGTGAAGTCGGACTGTTTATAAAAACTTTACAGAAAAGGCGTACCTACTGTTTTGTtgaataattcttttttttgttgtttttttgttcGCAGTGGAGATGAAGGCAGCGGCCTCGTAATTAGAAGACGAATAATCGTTGGGGTGTACTCGTACAAAGACATCCAGGTCTCTAGAAGTCTGGACATCTACACCAACGTCTCACACTTCTACGGTTGGATTGTGCGCAACGCAAGACGATTAAAGTGTTACTAGGAAGAAATcacattattttctattttgttttgttttgtttaattagTCACACTATTAACGGTCTATGtgacaacttttactatgggcgAACCCTGAAATTGCATAAAGAATATATGTAGAAAATATCGGATTGTGGTTCGCCGacgtaaaacaaaatacaacaaTAGCAATACATTATCTAAATATTCAGCTATTAGGGTAAGTCCAGATATTTTCCATAAAGTAACTATTTTAAATAAGGTATTTTAGCACTTATATAatttataggtatgtatttgtCTATATCTACTGATCCgattgtacctactaataatttGTGTGTCTCTCAAGTAAATAATGTTATTAGACATGAAATATCATGGTtagtgtcactttttttaatttgtaagcTTGTCTGAAACACTGCTGTGTGGCATATCACTCTCATGTAATGTAAGTAGTTATTGTAAGCTCTTTCTCCTCTACATAATTGTAGTTCAACATTTACGACTAACCCATACATTTCCCTATTTACTAAGAAACAAGAATACAATTTGTTCATTCAAATGGCTACTCTGGGGGGCCCATTACTGAGTAACATCCATAGTACGTACACAAAAACACGCAGTCTTAATAGAACACATAGCTGTGGGCGGGGTCATAAAACAATATTGTCCGTAATATTGTTCGTAATTTTCATAGGGAACATTGCTTGTAAGATTAGATACCATATTTCGTATGGTTATGGCGGGATCACAGACTTACTCTCCGTAGAATCCGCGTTAAGCATTCACGATGACTCAACCATCATGCATACATTGCATACCGATTTACTGTAGGAAAGTTTcgaaaattgcgaaatttccacttGAAAAACTTTCGGCAACCTCATTTTTGTACAagaataaagaaagaaagaaagaaagaaagaaaaagcatttattagcacaacataacaagactaaaactagaaataattaaacagaatgaggttgcgctaaatggtccttactcagcttggtgtcacggtgtcgGTGTCGGAGAATCGATTTTTTCCgttttcaaaatgaatgttttctttgtttcaaGTGAAATTTTCCTGTCGAGatctttttttactttttggaaactttcctaTCATTCCGCGTCGCATCATTCAGTTATTGTAGCTAAACTACTATTGGAACTCAACTTAGTTGTCTTTCAAAGACTATTGGAAAACGCGTCGTGGGAGAACTAAAACCGATAACAATTGACGTCGCAATAATTTTAACTTTTGTGATTAAATACTTAGGTACAACTTTTCATGCTATACCTAACTTAGCTGCCAGCTGTCATGAACACAGCTAGCCCATCTAACAGCAAGGAAAGTGTTTTTACAATACcggaaaaattggaaaaaaatcgGTTCGGACAAGAATAGAACATGCGAAAttttggaacaccggtccatcGCTCATAACTCACTAAGCTACGGAAGCTTACCAGAAGTGTTTCATTTGTTCCTTCTGTTTAAACACGCCTTAGCAAGTTAAACGCGAGTTTGcttaaatttaaacattttgtttGCTTGATAAAAAAGACTGCGGTGCCGTTAAGATGGAACAGTCTTTCGGTAGATGTTGCCAGACGCCACCCCGAGGCGTGTATACGtaaaggaaggaatggaaagattcgcTCGCTTTTGGGAGGCTTCCGTAGCGCAGTTGGTTAAGAGCGATGCACGGATTGcagaggtcgcaggttcaagtCCTGTCGGAAGCAttgaatttttccatttttcatttaatataacatttatttgtacTAGTACCGTATACAGACGTAGAAGATTGATAGAAACTAGTTAGGTAAGTGGTCTGTAGGGGGAATAAAACTTTACCGTGAAACAAACTCTAGCGCTGCACCAATGCGCCAGCACAGGCAAGTTAGGTATCCAATATAAAATGACCTCAAATTTCATCACGACTTTGCGTTATCAGTGATCAGGCTTATGCTGGTTTAGTCCgtgttcttaaaaaaaaagaggaTATGCTCAAAACACACGACTTGGAATTCGACGTGAAGGAATCAATGAACGTTAGGAAGCGATTATAATTTAGGTACACTAATTGCTATGTACTAACATAGTTACTAACTAATATtgggcgtgtctcactccgcgatatcgtcgcgtcgctacaactacctgcggccgcctcaattttgaggttttgccatagtaattgccgcacaccgctatggaacggacgcctgcacgcgcttgcgccgcgtTGCGCGTAGTACCTAAGTCGCGTTGCGCGTAGTACCTAAGTCGCGTTGTGTTAGGGAGTTAATCttatgtacctagtactattatgtATTCTGTGCTATTATACCAAGCTTAATAACAGTTTGCTTAGAGGAAAAGTGTCTTCGGATTTGGATTTCATGATCCAACAAATACTCGTCTGACTCGTTGGGAATGGTTACTCTTACTGTCTTGTCTATAATGGCCGATGGTAAATTAAAGCTCGAATACAATAGACTCGTGCGCTTGCGTTGGTTTAGTGTCTTTTGAGATTGGCACGTGTTTGTTTGTGTCAATTTACACACCAGGTAGCATCTTAAGTGTAAATCAGTAATATGTTTGTTATTCGCTTGACACCAGACGCTACTTACATTACAGCGCCACGTTTTATAGAAATGTTATTGATGTGCTGTATGTTATTGATGTAATGTGATGTGATTTTTTGCCCAGAatgtgcaagttgtggaatgagctaccttctgaggtgtttcccttgcgctatgacatggggttcttcaagaagcaggtatttagggttctcaaaggtgggcaacgcataagtggctcctctggtgttgcttatgtccatgggcggcgatgactgcttcccatcaggcggctcgtctgctcgtttgcttcctattacataaaaaaaaagatgtacGCAGCTACATATGTAACTAGGTGCTTCATGCAAATGCATCCAAAACAAAATAGTTTTTAGTCACAAACCTATACAAGTATACACCTCACATAACGAACAGTTCTCCTTTTATTATACCAGCAAGTGTTTTGTTTTGCCTTTAGTCCACATGTAAAGCGGATCGAGGACTTCACATACAAGTTTTCTTAATGTTTTCTGCAGTATTCTCTTTGGCTCAATTCCAAATTATATTTTCGACCCAACGGCAGCGCTTTCCGATGTTTTGTACCAGCAGTTTTCAGCTCTAGCTCAGCATCCTAAAGGAGATCTCGCTTCTCATGAGGATTTTTTCTTCTCTGATTCGGATACAATAGGCCATATGGCGGCACTTTCTGATGTTCTGTACGAGCATCTTTCGGTTCTAGGACCGTTCTTCTAAGGAATTTTTCATATCTGATTCGATTTTACAGGGAAACACAGAGCAATCGCGTGACTATTAAGTATACAAATGATCCACTCAACTTGATGTTAATCAAGCAGAATATTTAGAGTGCATTATCGATAATGTCCTCTTAACTTTTTTACCATAAATCGTTATCTTGAGCCTAATAGAGCGTATCGTAACAGGAACGTAATAAAGGCAAATGAAGAgagataaaaacataattaggtACCAGCAGGTAAACATGATGTACAGGCATTATGGATGATGGCCGTACTAACAGAAGTATGTATGCAGTTTGCCTGTTACATTAAGCATTAGGGATTTCGAAGCGGGTGGTTGTTCGCCGCTCTGTGCTCCGAGCTCAGGGGAATAAGTTGTAAGCGGGGTTCTTCTGTGCGGAAATCAAGTCGTACTTATTGacaatcaaaaaataaaaacagcatACTTTGGACTTATCATACAGGAACACCAAATATGCAATCACATTATTGAGGGATAAATTGATGGAAAAAGAGGTAGAGGAAGACCTAGAACATCATGGTGGGGTAATGTGAGGAGTTGGACCAGTTGGACGCTACCATTCTGGGCAGTGACAGAACACAGAGCGGACTTTCGCATGGTGATCACCGACATCCGTTAGGATATTTTACGCTGAAGAAGAAGTGCGCGAACATAAGTTGCAAATTGCTTAGaaattaataggtaggtacttacctaaattGACTTTATTGACACTCAATATAATGATATGATATAACAGACTGTATTAAAAACTGCTTAAAAATCACACATTCGGAGGTAAGATAAcgacaaaatatatttatgataaaaacACGTTACATGTCAAGCTAAAActctagacgacgatatatataatagatagataaataccAAAATACAAAGAAATATCCATGACTCAGAACAAATATTCTTAAtacaaactcaaaataaataataccttaCCAGGGTTCGAGCCCGGGAtggaatatgtacctacttatcagcTAATACCTACGCGCAAGCCAGAGGCCGTTGTTAAGTTGTCGCAGTATAATAAACTTTACTTACCCAGTAAATTACAAGGTGGGTAATGTGGATCGAATCCCGACAAGCGTTAGGTGGGGTCGTAAATATAGCCGCCTCATTACGAGCCTAACGAGCGCTGCGCGCGCGTCTCTACACACTACATTGTACTCACAGCCGGGTGTGACTTCCACCCAACTGTACATATGTACAAAAGATAactttttgtacggaaccctcagtgggcgagtccgcaCTGgttcggttttttttaaacatgaatcAATGGTCAGATTAGGGACTAAAGCCTAGAAAAAGTTACCTATAGTCGGTCACTAAGTTTTGTTACTAGGTTTTCAACTgattaaatatgaaaaaaaaaactttaaataaaaaagtttaggCACTGTTTGATAGCTTATTTTGTAATGATCAAAACATGATAcaatacttaatataaaattcagATGGAGAATTTGTTGCAACCCTTGGAAAGCTCCAGATTGCCTGAAGACGTAAACAGGCcaatttatgaaaattatcCAATGCAATCTTGTAACTTTGCCAGAAGgtttaatcattttttttatgccaTTTTTCCGAGTGCTACAAGGAATTCTGCATAACCAGAACAACAATGTTTATTAGGTGGTATTGTGAGCTTGTCacttataaataaactttagAACTGTATACATGATTAATTAAAAATCGCTACCTATTTCCTTTTATTTCGTGAAAACTCTGGTAACAGGACTAAGTAATCAACTAGGTAAAGTGAGTAATGTCGATCTATTTAGACAAACGTTACGTGGGCCTCAATTCAATATCATCCGCTTTCGGTACTGCCTCTGCTCTCTAAGCAGGAAATGTAATTCATCTGTGGAATGGCCAAGGAAGACTTGACGTTACGATTCGGTGTGAGTGAAAGTACACTAAACACCCCCTGTTAAGAACAGAATACACAAGCAAATGTCGGCTCTTGGTTGTGAGTCTGCCCTCATTTTGATAGTGGAAAAATGTCATCCGAAATTACTGATTACTAAAGAAGCCAGAGAGCTTGTGTCTAGCAGTGGGACATACGTAGATTGATAAGTAAATGAAGTCTATCAATAACTTAAATAGACAAACATCAACTTAAGATCACCGTTCCAAAGCCAAACAAGTGCCACTAAACTCATTAAATCTGTTACTCAAACTGGCCCATACTACACCATGAACTTTAATTAGTGTTGCATCAGGACAGAGAAAAGAAATCCTTGTTAAGTAAGGCatatttaagcttagaataaatttaaaagtggaacaattactgccttgggtgagacttgaactcacggcctctggatcgatccagaagtctcacccaaggcagtaattgttccacttttaaatttattctaagcttaatagcatcgatcgcagacgtttctgcttgttaaaaattaattaaggcaTATTTAACTAAAACGCTATATACTAGCTATGTAAAGTAAACGTTAGCGCAATGTAGAAATCATTCCGCACGTAGCAGCTCCATCTCTCATACAATTGAGTCAACAAATGCCACTAAGCGATTTACAAGCGTTAGTAAAGAAGTGTCACCTGACACGTTTGCCCGATTACACGAGTAACAGATTACTCACACTCGCCCACTACGCCATTAATTTCAATTTGTATTGCGTCAGTGCAGCTAAAACTGAGTCCATCTTCCTGCACATTATTGTCTATGCATAGACATATATACTTcataaagaccggccttacgagcactacgaatggaatggggccgatacattggagtcaaaatcgcatttagttataccagcgcgctcagtcgtgtggcgaattggaaaggcgtcaccattggtataaacaaagtataagcgtatTCATACAGttccgaccgaacaccgacgcctttccactgcgcaattcgccatacgactgagcgcgctggtgtaactaaatgcgaatttgactccaatgtatcggccccattcgtagtgctcgtaaggccggtctttacgaagtaatatatatgtctatgtgtCTATGGCAATAAACATCTTTGTACAACAAGTACATGTCGATTCATGTCGCTCTAGTCGAAGTAACGTAAGAATTGTTttttgacagttatgaattgacCCTTATATGTGTACTAGCTTATACCTACAACTTTGTctacgtggaatgatgatgaataattaaaaaccggacaagtgcgagtcagccTCGCCCGcccagggttccgtactttttagtatttgttgttatagcggcaacagaaaaacatcatctgtgaaaatttcaactgtctggctatcacggttcatgaaatacagcctggtgacagacagacggacagacggacagtgaagtcttagtaatagggtcccgtttttaccctttgggtacggaaccctaaaaactatccttTACCGGGCCTCAATCAATACCAAATTACATCTAAATCGGTgcagcgatttaagcgtgaagaggaaacaGACACACAGAGTTTAATACTTTCtcatttataggtatatattacaaGAAGAGACGAAACTAAGACCTACTGTTAAAGCAGCCTTAGCTTGGGTCAATTCATAAAATTACTTCTTTGTTATTCCGACTATACTTAGCGTCAACCAGCGAAATACTTTGACCACATTTAAAGCAGTATTATTATACTCATATCcatattaccaaagaggatataataagataaagcggtactgtcatagtaaattttgcaaccacagtaaattcactgcgcTCCGtatcgaacgaaacgcaacggtcactgtcacactaatatggaagagtgatagagagacacaaagcgattcgatggcgaagcgatagcgattgtcaccttggctaggccggcaggtctCTAACAAGTTAAAGAATACTCGAGTTTCGACGTAATTATATGAGTCTGAATCTGAAAAACGCAGTCGTCATAAAACAGAAGACTCAAAGAACTTTACTAGTTTTAACCATCACTAGCAGCACTAGCGTTACGAGACGTTCCGattttaaatctattttatttataagcagCAGAGACAAGCTAATTATAAGGGCTGGTAGTTACCTATCACACAGCGTGCACTCTTCgtcattcttttaaaaatatataaataaatattataggacattttacaCAAATAGACTaataagccccacagtaagctcaacaaggcttgtgttgtgggtactcaggcaacgatgtatgtaatcgaacttaaactatcgtataaatatttcaaaatattccgaaacatgtcgccagaagcgactaaaaataatagtgagttaaaccgtactgatctaaatattttgatatatataatatacaaatacttaaataaatagaaaacacccatgactcaggaacacaaataaatgcccttaccgggattcaaacccaggaccatcggcttcataggcagggtcactatccatatccactaggccagagcGATTTTTTAGATGGTTAGATTTCAGTAATTTTGGAACGCACTTCCgaccttaaaataaataaatacatgtgaTAAGCAAACAAATAAATTGCCCAGGATTCGAACCAGGGACCTTCTTGATAGCCAGGttcgctgtcactgtcactaccGCCTATGCTAGGAGGCCGACACCACTCATACTTTGAcgtcacattaaaaaaatatgatgtttataTAGTGGCGGTTCGCACTTTGTCGCTGCAAGGTCGGTGCAGCTCAGACCGACACTACTCACACATAAATGTAATAGGTCTGAGCTAATTAAGCTAATAGATACGTGATGAGATTCGGACGAAGCTGGGCAAAaaaatttgcaatgacaaaggcaatgt
This DNA window, taken from Cydia strobilella chromosome 4, ilCydStro3.1, whole genome shotgun sequence, encodes the following:
- the LOC134741182 gene encoding hypodermin-B-like is translated as MGKHEGFIVGGDYVRNLSYFPWAGYLTFLGYDGSYLCGSSILNQDILITAANCFPLTNIFEITATVGHVDTYQGYVYRVEVYKLHSKFNEVTMGHDIALCKLKKSLYFRNNVKRLILMERPPNERIAEMVGWGALEEITFKLTRLLKTAYQNLWTREVCNDVLYKLPEGTICGGEENGVDFPSSGDEGSGLVIRRRIIVGVYSYKDIQVSRSLDIYTNVSHFYGWIVRNARRLKCY